Proteins from a genomic interval of Hemicordylus capensis ecotype Gifberg chromosome 14, rHemCap1.1.pri, whole genome shotgun sequence:
- the LOC128337405 gene encoding ETS translocation variant 3-like: MKAGCPIAEKPEGGGGYHFPDWAYKTESSPGSRQIQLWHFILELLQKEEFRHVIAWQQGEYGEFVIKDPDEVARLWGRRKCKPQMNYDKLSRALRYYYNKRILHKTKGKRFTYKFNFNKLVMPNYPFINIRPTGVVPQSAPPVPTAASRFHFPPLDCHSPTEDAQPSRFSGRSLGPSGQEALNNGSAADKASPRPELDGGSPDWRRGVELLGSRNSAPPAGGLGHQKRKPELVLPLFSRPGMYPDPHSPFAVSPLPARGGLLNVPLSPALSLTPTIFSYSPSPGMSPFAGSNCFSFNPEEMKHYLHSQACSVFNYHLSPRTFPRYPGLIVPPFQGQLPPEDQPHFPIKLQPPPVGRKNRERLESGGGPAAAQTPPGPLQIKAEPVLDQEPESRDSPGRDQSGREGGSSAAGPPKSQEREKPLFAKPVAPSWPVAPPAPPQAHVPPVEKAKQEEGAGEKPPPEPLGELGAQEKDAVMPPKLRHKRRWNGDRQADAPEESQGRKLHWDSSLATPHILLAPKAAVDT, from the exons GCTATCACTTCCCCGACTGGGCCTACAAGACAGAATCCAGCCCAGGCTCCCGCCAGATCCAGCTCTGGCACTTCATCCTGGAGCTGCTGCAGAAGGAGGAGTTCCGCCACGTCATTGCCTGGCAGCAGGGCGAGTACGGAGAGTTCGTGATCAAGGACCCCGACGAGGTGGCGCGGCTGTGGGGCCGCCGGAAGTGCAAGCCCCAGATGAACTACGACAAGCTGAGCCGGGCCCTCAG ATACTATTATAACAAGAGGATCCTTCACAAGACGAAAGGGAAGCGCTTCACGTACAAATTCAATTTCAATAAGCTGGTGATGCCCAATTATCCCTTCATCAACATCCGGCCCACTG GTGTTGTTCCACAGAGCGCCCCTCCTGTCCCGACGGCAGCGTCCCGCTTCCACTTCCCTCCGCTGGACTGCCACTCTCCCACCGAGGACGCCCAGCCCAGCCGCTTCTCGGGCCGATCCCTCGGGCCGTCTGGCCAAGAGGCCCTGAACAACGGCAGTGCCGCCGACAAGGCCTCTCCCAGGCCAGAACTGGACGGCGGCTCTCCGGATTGGCGGCGAGGGGTGGAACTCCTGGGCTCTCGCAACTCTGCTCCTCCGGCCGGTGGCCTCGGCCACCAGAAACGCAAGCCAGAGCTGGTGCTTCCGCTCTTCAGCAGGCCCGGGATGTACCCTGATCCGCACAGCCCTTTCGCCGTGTCCCCCCTCCCGGCCCGCGGAGGGCTCTTGAAtgtccccctctctcctgccttgtccctGACGCCCACCATCTTCTCGTACAGCCCTTCCCCGGGCATGAGTCCCTTCGCCGGCAGCAACTGCTTCTCCTTCAACCCCGAGGAGATGAAGCACTATCTCCACTCGCAGGCCTGCTCGGTCTTCAACTACCACCTGAGCCCCCGAACTTTCCCTCGCTACCCGGGGCTGATCGTGCCGCCCTTCCAGGGCCAGCTGCCTCCCGAGGACCAGCCTCACTTCCCCATCAAGTTGCAGCCCCCTCCCGTCGGCCGCAAGAACCGCGAGAGGCTGGAGAGCGGCGGGGGGCCCGCGGCTGCCCAGACGCCGCCAGGGCCGCTCCAGATTAAGGCGGAGCCTGTTCTGGACCAGGAGCCGGAAAGCAGAGATTCTCCCGGGAGAGACcagagcgggagggagggaggatctaGTGCGGCGGGGCCCCCCAAGAGCCAGGAGCGGGAGAAGCCCCTCTTTGCCAAACCGGTGGCCCCGTCGTGGCCCGTCGCACCGCCAGCGCCCCCACAAGCCCACGTCCCGCCGGTGGAGAAAGCCAAGCAGGAAGAAGGAGCTGGCGAGAAGCCCCCCCCGGAACCCCTGGGGGAACTGGGGGCCCAGGAAAAGGATGCGGTGATGCCCCCTAAGCTGCGCCACAAGCGCCGTTGGAATGGTGACAGGCAGGCAGATGCTCCTGAGGAGAGCCAGGGCAGGAAGCTTCACTGGGACAGCAGCCTGGCCACCCCACACATCCTTCTGGCCCCCAAGGCTGCCGTGGATACTTAG